A region from the uncultured Draconibacterium sp. genome encodes:
- a CDS encoding aminodeoxychorismate synthase component I, giving the protein MHKKENIRVQMNELGRLNQAFVFIINFEADHALIFSPDDSSQLLWQTRQAGNFETAKVKTTTMQWEIDPVAFSAYQQGFSRVQQHIHNGDTYLLNYTQPTAVKTNLSLEEIFHESQARYKVLLKDRFVCFSPEIFVQIEAGKISSFPMKGTMDATLPNAKEHLLNDSKELAEHHTIVDLIRNDLSLVAENVTVEKFRYLERLKTNRRDLWQVSSKISGQLPQNYNECIGDIVYKLLPAGSICGAPKKKTVEIIKATEGYKRGFYTGVFGYFDGKNLDSCVLIRYIEKQENQLVYKSGGGVTFLSDAKSEYEELVKKVYVPLKDKS; this is encoded by the coding sequence ATGCATAAAAAAGAAAACATACGGGTGCAGATGAACGAATTGGGGCGGTTAAACCAAGCCTTCGTTTTTATCATTAATTTTGAGGCCGACCATGCGCTAATTTTTTCGCCCGATGATAGCTCACAGCTGTTGTGGCAAACCAGGCAAGCAGGCAATTTTGAAACGGCCAAAGTAAAAACCACCACAATGCAATGGGAAATCGATCCGGTTGCTTTTAGTGCCTATCAACAAGGATTTTCGCGGGTACAGCAACACATACACAACGGCGATACCTATTTGTTAAACTACACCCAACCAACGGCTGTAAAAACCAACCTATCGCTTGAAGAAATTTTTCATGAAAGCCAGGCGCGCTATAAAGTGTTGCTAAAAGATAGATTTGTTTGTTTTTCGCCCGAGATTTTTGTGCAAATTGAGGCGGGTAAAATTTCGTCGTTCCCGATGAAAGGGACCATGGATGCAACTTTACCAAACGCCAAGGAACACCTGTTAAACGACTCGAAAGAACTGGCCGAACACCATACCATTGTTGACCTCATACGTAACGACCTGAGCCTGGTAGCCGAAAATGTTACCGTAGAAAAATTCAGGTACCTGGAGCGTTTGAAAACCAATAGGCGCGACTTATGGCAGGTTAGCTCGAAAATTAGCGGCCAACTGCCCCAAAACTACAACGAATGTATTGGCGATATTGTATACAAGCTGTTACCGGCGGGCTCGATATGTGGGGCGCCAAAAAAGAAAACGGTTGAAATTATAAAAGCAACAGAAGGATACAAGCGTGGTTTTTACACCGGTGTTTTTGGTTATTTTGATGGTAAAAACCTGGACAGCTGTGTTTTGATACGGTACATTGAAAAACAAGAAAACCAGCTGGTATATAAAAGTGGCGGCGGGGTAACTTTTTTAAGCGATGCAAAAAGTGAATACGAAGAACTGGTGAAAAAAGTTTATGTTCCGCTGAAGGACAAAAGTTGA